A genomic stretch from Desulfovibrio sp. Huiquan2017 includes:
- a CDS encoding AraC family transcriptional regulator — protein sequence MRTTTRNDYLERMNTVLLHIQANLDTELSLEGLAAQTCFSPTHFHRIFKGMMGETVIDHIRRIRLERAALRLCFGDHTVTGTAFDAGYETVESFSRAFKKMFGCPPSKYQERHWQETHDKFPGLIHYRPDATREAFRLKERTETNMKVRIENVEAMRVAFIRKTGPYNECGDAWDRLCAWADSKGLFRADTKFLGVSHDAPQVTPPDKIRYDACFTVDRDVNGEGEIGIQTVGGGRYAVTTHKGPYDGLEATYAELMGQWLPHSGERFGSNLCFELYLNDHQSTPPEELLTDIYISIE from the coding sequence ATGAGGACAACGACAAGAAACGACTATCTCGAGCGGATGAATACCGTGCTGCTCCATATCCAGGCCAACCTGGACACGGAACTGTCCCTTGAGGGACTGGCAGCGCAGACCTGTTTCTCGCCCACGCACTTCCATCGCATATTCAAGGGCATGATGGGGGAAACAGTGATTGATCACATCCGGCGGATTCGCCTGGAACGGGCGGCTCTGCGCCTGTGCTTCGGCGACCACACCGTGACCGGCACCGCTTTCGACGCAGGCTACGAGACCGTGGAATCATTCAGCCGGGCATTCAAGAAGATGTTCGGTTGCCCTCCCTCCAAATACCAGGAGCGGCATTGGCAGGAGACCCACGACAAGTTCCCGGGACTTATTCACTACAGGCCGGATGCAACGCGCGAGGCATTTCGCCTGAAAGAACGGACGGAGACAAACATGAAAGTGAGAATAGAAAATGTGGAGGCCATGCGGGTCGCATTCATCCGCAAGACCGGGCCGTACAACGAATGCGGCGATGCGTGGGACAGGCTATGCGCATGGGCGGACTCCAAAGGGCTGTTCCGCGCAGACACCAAATTCCTCGGAGTGAGCCATGACGCTCCCCAGGTCACGCCCCCGGACAAAATCCGCTACGACGCATGCTTCACCGTGGACCGAGACGTGAACGGGGAAGGCGAGATCGGCATCCAGACAGTGGGCGGAGGCCGGTACGCCGTGACAACACACAAGGGGCCGTATGATGGATTGGAAGCGACCTATGCCGAACTCATGGGGCAGTGGCTGCCGCACAGCGGGGAGAGGTTCGGGAGCAACCTCTGCTTTGAGCTCTATCTCAACGACCACCAATCCACGCCGCCCGAGGAACTGCTGACCGACATCTATATATCAATTGAATAA
- the asnS gene encoding asparagine--tRNA ligase: MKRTKILDALNAQAPADTIRIMGWVRSKRDNKGFSFLALNDGSCLGTIQVIVDHTPETEEALSRTGTGASVAVTGSLVESPGQGQKWEVRGKTLEVVGEADQETFPLQKKRHSDEFLRSIAHLRPRTNKFGAMFRMRSHLAQAVHKFFADKGFFYIHTPIITGSDCEGAGEMFRVTALPAGSREPVENDFFGRPSNLTVSGQLSVEMFALSLGDCYTFGPTFRAENSNTPRHAAEFWMIEPEICFADLTDDMDLGEEMIKYLVGYMLDNCAEDVELFAKWVDKTLMPTLTTILKEPFERLPYTEAINILKKTKKQFEYPVEWGMDLQTEHERFLCEEKFKKPVYVYDYPKIIKPFYMRMNDDDKTVAAMDCLVPRIGEIIGGSQREERLDVLTARMDEVGLDKEEYWWYLDSRKFGSAPHAGFGMGFERMLMLVTGVHNIRDVIPFPRTPKSLEF, encoded by the coding sequence ATGAAACGAACCAAGATTCTCGACGCGCTGAATGCACAGGCCCCGGCGGATACTATCCGCATCATGGGCTGGGTCCGCTCCAAGCGCGACAACAAGGGATTTTCTTTTCTGGCCCTGAACGACGGCTCCTGCCTGGGAACCATTCAGGTGATCGTGGACCACACCCCGGAGACCGAGGAGGCTCTTAGCCGTACCGGCACGGGCGCGTCCGTGGCCGTCACCGGTTCGCTGGTGGAGTCTCCGGGCCAGGGACAGAAGTGGGAGGTGCGCGGCAAGACCCTTGAGGTCGTCGGTGAAGCGGACCAGGAGACTTTCCCTCTCCAGAAGAAACGCCATTCCGATGAGTTCTTGCGCTCCATCGCCCATCTGCGTCCGCGGACCAACAAGTTCGGGGCCATGTTCCGCATGCGTTCCCACTTGGCCCAGGCCGTGCACAAGTTTTTTGCGGACAAGGGGTTCTTTTACATCCATACGCCGATCATCACCGGCAGCGATTGCGAGGGCGCGGGCGAGATGTTCCGCGTGACCGCGCTTCCGGCGGGGAGCCGGGAGCCTGTGGAGAACGATTTCTTCGGGCGTCCGTCCAATCTGACCGTGTCCGGCCAACTTTCGGTGGAGATGTTCGCCCTGTCCCTCGGGGATTGCTACACCTTCGGTCCCACCTTCCGGGCCGAGAACTCCAACACCCCGCGTCACGCTGCCGAGTTTTGGATGATCGAGCCGGAGATTTGCTTCGCCGATCTGACCGACGACATGGATCTGGGCGAGGAGATGATCAAGTATCTGGTCGGGTACATGCTCGACAATTGCGCCGAGGACGTGGAGCTTTTCGCCAAGTGGGTGGACAAGACTCTCATGCCTACGCTTACGACCATCCTCAAGGAGCCCTTCGAACGGCTGCCTTACACCGAGGCTATTAATATATTGAAGAAGACCAAGAAGCAGTTCGAATATCCGGTGGAGTGGGGCATGGATCTCCAAACCGAGCATGAACGGTTCCTGTGCGAGGAGAAGTTCAAAAAGCCGGTCTATGTCTATGACTACCCCAAGATCATCAAGCCGTTTTACATGCGTATGAACGACGACGACAAAACCGTGGCCGCCATGGACTGCCTGGTCCCGCGCATCGGCGAGATCATTGGCGGCAGTCAGCGCGAGGAGCGTCTGGACGTGCTCACGGCCCGGATGGACGAGGTGGGGCTCGATAAGGAAGAGTATTGGTGGTATCTGGACTCACGCAAGTTCGGCTCCGCGCCTCACGCTGGATTTGGCATGGGCTTCGAACGCATGCTCATGCTCGTCACGGGCGTGCACAATATCCGTGACGTCATTCCGTTCCCCAGGACGCCCAAGAGCCTGGAGTTTTAG
- the ftsY gene encoding signal recognition particle-docking protein FtsY → MGFFSRLKKAWASPEEAAQQALDEYKREKGLDLDNPAKPEPAPEPAPAAKATDAAPTPSEDWQAGLTLALRQADPKLSQWLNIILEGVDRKGPALRDRLAFLFKALGAPDAEAGNFIAKFESWLDDMGYDAVADFKSELQYRLALALDLEDEEDERDRLFLKLSEGISKTREQITKRIDGLLSAHSSLDDDFWEEFEEILIMADVGMEAADQLMDNLKARARKAGTDNPDDFKDILRAELEDIFKVPKRIEAVNPPEVLMMIGVNGVGKTTTIAKLAYRAQMQGRKVLIAAGDTFRAAAIDQLRVWADRLGTGFYAKAEGSDPAAVAYEAMDKAINEGYDLLLLDTAGRLHTKSNLMDELTKIKRVVGKKHEGAPHRNVLVIDATTGQNALSQTKLFNQAVGVDEIILTKLDGTAKGGVVVAVTLQNKLPITFVGLGEKMEDLRPFDGKDFAKALLT, encoded by the coding sequence ATGGGATTTTTTAGCAGATTGAAAAAGGCCTGGGCAAGTCCGGAGGAAGCGGCCCAACAGGCCCTGGACGAATACAAGCGGGAAAAAGGGCTGGACCTCGACAATCCGGCCAAGCCCGAACCCGCGCCCGAACCCGCCCCGGCAGCAAAGGCGACGGACGCCGCGCCCACGCCCTCCGAGGATTGGCAGGCCGGACTGACCCTGGCCCTGCGCCAAGCCGACCCCAAACTCTCCCAATGGCTGAACATCATTCTTGAGGGCGTGGACCGAAAGGGACCGGCTCTCCGGGACCGGCTGGCCTTCCTGTTCAAGGCGCTGGGCGCACCCGACGCCGAAGCCGGGAATTTCATCGCCAAATTCGAGTCCTGGCTGGACGACATGGGCTACGATGCCGTGGCCGATTTCAAATCCGAACTCCAATACCGACTGGCCCTGGCCCTGGACCTGGAGGACGAGGAAGACGAGCGCGACCGCCTGTTCCTCAAACTTTCCGAAGGCATTTCCAAAACCCGCGAACAGATCACCAAACGCATCGACGGACTGCTCTCCGCCCACTCCTCCCTGGACGACGACTTCTGGGAGGAATTCGAAGAAATCCTGATCATGGCCGACGTGGGCATGGAAGCGGCGGACCAGCTCATGGACAACCTCAAGGCCCGCGCCCGCAAGGCGGGGACCGACAATCCCGACGACTTCAAGGACATCCTGCGCGCGGAGCTGGAGGACATCTTCAAGGTTCCCAAGCGCATCGAGGCCGTGAACCCGCCCGAAGTATTAATGATGATCGGCGTCAACGGCGTGGGCAAGACCACGACCATCGCCAAGCTGGCCTACCGCGCCCAGATGCAGGGCCGCAAGGTGCTCATCGCTGCGGGCGACACCTTCCGGGCCGCGGCCATCGACCAACTGCGCGTTTGGGCCGACCGCCTGGGCACCGGCTTCTATGCCAAAGCCGAGGGGTCCGATCCGGCGGCAGTGGCCTACGAGGCCATGGACAAGGCCATCAATGAGGGATACGACCTGCTGCTTCTCGACACAGCCGGCAGGTTGCACACCAAGTCCAACCTCATGGACGAACTGACCAAGATCAAGCGAGTGGTGGGCAAGAAGCATGAGGGCGCGCCCCATCGCAATGTCCTGGTCATCGACGCCACCACCGGCCAGAACGCCCTCAGCCAGACCAAGTTGTTCAACCAGGCCGTGGGCGTGGACGAGATCATCCTGACCAAGCTGGACGGCACGGCCAAGGGTGGCGTGGTGGTCGCCGTAACCCTGCAAAACAAGCTGCCGATCACCTTTGTGGGGCTCGGCGAAAAGATGGAAGACCTCCGTCCCTTCGACGGTAAGGACTTCGCCAAGGCCCTGCTTACTTAA
- a CDS encoding 30S ribosomal protein S1: MSEEFKERNGVEEGEESFAELFEQYSEGGGDDLSVGDKVTGTVIQVGENTVFVDTGTKLDGIVEREELLDEDGNCTVAEGDKVELYVVGKDSGGIKLSRAISGIGGLAMLEEAKASALPVEGKVESTCKGGFNVTILQRRAFCPVSQIDARFVENPEEYVGQTLEFLVIKLEDHGRNVVVSRRALLEREAAESTQTFVEETKVGDEVEGTVTRLAAFGAFVEIMPGLEGLVHISQLGYGRVAHPEEVVSVGQKVRAKITRLEKDDKGRLKISLSMKELAQNPWDTLSATFAVGDMISGKVVRLADFGAFVEIAPGVDGLVHISEMSYTKRVNKPSDMVKEGDTVTVKIKSIDLDKRRIGLSMKDAEGDPWAGVADRYQPSQKVEGVVEKQEQFGIFIQLEPGITGLLPKSVIARSEKPAAFEKLHGGDTVEVVIGEVKAGERKISLTTGDAREDGDWKEFAPKRKVDTGSMGLLGAKLQEALNKKK, translated from the coding sequence GTGTCCGAAGAATTCAAAGAGCGTAATGGCGTGGAAGAAGGCGAAGAGTCCTTCGCCGAACTGTTCGAACAGTACAGCGAAGGCGGCGGTGACGACCTGTCCGTGGGCGACAAGGTGACCGGCACCGTCATCCAGGTAGGCGAAAACACCGTCTTCGTGGACACCGGCACCAAGCTGGACGGCATTGTCGAACGTGAGGAACTGCTGGACGAGGACGGCAACTGCACCGTGGCCGAAGGCGACAAGGTGGAGCTGTACGTGGTCGGCAAGGACTCCGGCGGCATCAAGCTGTCCCGCGCCATCTCCGGCATCGGCGGACTGGCCATGCTCGAAGAAGCCAAGGCGAGCGCCCTGCCCGTGGAAGGCAAGGTGGAATCCACCTGCAAGGGCGGCTTCAACGTGACCATCCTCCAGCGCCGGGCTTTTTGTCCCGTGAGCCAGATCGACGCCCGCTTCGTGGAAAATCCCGAGGAATACGTCGGCCAGACCCTGGAATTTCTGGTCATCAAGCTCGAGGACCACGGCCGCAACGTCGTGGTCTCCCGCCGCGCCCTGCTCGAACGCGAGGCCGCCGAGTCCACCCAGACCTTCGTTGAGGAAACCAAGGTTGGCGACGAGGTCGAGGGCACCGTCACCCGGCTGGCGGCCTTCGGCGCCTTCGTCGAGATCATGCCGGGCCTGGAAGGATTGGTGCACATATCCCAGCTCGGCTACGGCCGCGTGGCTCACCCCGAGGAAGTCGTCTCCGTGGGCCAGAAGGTCCGGGCCAAAATCACCCGCCTGGAGAAAGACGACAAGGGACGGCTGAAGATTTCCCTGTCCATGAAGGAACTGGCCCAGAACCCTTGGGACACCCTGTCCGCCACCTTTGCCGTGGGCGATATGATCAGCGGCAAGGTCGTCCGGCTGGCCGACTTCGGGGCCTTCGTGGAGATCGCCCCGGGCGTGGACGGCCTCGTCCACATTTCCGAGATGAGCTACACCAAGCGCGTGAACAAGCCCTCGGACATGGTCAAGGAAGGCGACACAGTCACGGTCAAGATCAAATCCATCGATTTGGACAAGCGACGCATCGGCCTGTCCATGAAGGACGCCGAGGGCGATCCTTGGGCCGGAGTGGCCGATCGCTACCAGCCTAGCCAGAAGGTCGAGGGCGTGGTCGAAAAGCAGGAGCAATTCGGCATCTTCATCCAGTTGGAGCCGGGCATCACCGGCCTGCTGCCCAAGTCGGTCATCGCCCGCTCCGAAAAACCCGCCGCTTTCGAGAAGCTGCACGGCGGAGACACCGTGGAAGTGGTCATCGGCGAGGTCAAGGCCGGGGAGCGCAAGATATCCCTGACCACGGGCGACGCCCGGGAAGACGGCGACTGGAAGGAATTCGCGCCCAAGCGCAAGGTGGACACCGGTTCCATGGGGCTGCTCGGCGCCAAACTCCAGGAAGCCCTCAACAAGAAGAAATAA
- a CDS encoding transporter substrate-binding domain-containing protein, with protein sequence MRCRLRLILLLLLLPVHAYAADVNVATSTYCPLVCDQNDAPHDGIMHEVLRRAFEGTGHRLIFHEMPYVRAIRDTLDGRFDAITYAGSTHAEDFVFVRNLDMINVIQFATRIHSRWRYRGVTSLAGIRFSIPRGFRTGNPEIDDYLDSHEGDPTRIRMNSDDNPTQAQYANLECMLNDRIDAMLVGSLAFRYITREKGVTDKVRVNPEPVAMFYNRIAFSPRCPEGKKLRDIVEGKIREMRASGELRTILAHYGLSP encoded by the coding sequence ATGAGATGCCGACTCCGCCTTATTCTGCTCCTCCTGCTGCTCCCCGTCCATGCGTATGCGGCAGACGTCAACGTGGCCACATCCACGTATTGTCCCCTGGTCTGCGACCAAAACGACGCACCGCACGACGGCATCATGCATGAGGTCCTGCGGCGCGCCTTCGAAGGCACCGGACATCGCCTGATTTTCCATGAAATGCCCTATGTCCGAGCCATACGCGACACCCTGGACGGACGGTTCGACGCAATCACCTACGCGGGCTCAACCCACGCCGAGGACTTCGTCTTCGTCCGCAACCTGGACATGATCAACGTGATACAGTTCGCCACCCGTATCCACAGCCGGTGGCGTTACCGGGGCGTGACTTCCCTGGCGGGCATCCGCTTCTCCATTCCCAGGGGATTCCGGACCGGCAATCCCGAGATAGACGACTACCTGGACAGCCACGAGGGGGACCCGACGCGCATCAGGATGAACTCCGACGACAACCCGACCCAGGCCCAATACGCCAACCTCGAATGCATGCTCAACGACCGCATCGACGCCATGCTCGTGGGCTCCCTGGCCTTCCGCTACATCACCCGGGAAAAGGGCGTGACCGACAAGGTCCGGGTGAACCCCGAGCCGGTGGCAATGTTCTACAACAGGATAGCCTTTTCGCCCCGCTGCCCCGAAGGAAAGAAGTTGCGCGACATAGTGGAAGGAAAAATTCGCGAGATGCGGGCTTCCGGCGAACTACGGACCATCCTCGCCCACTACGGGCTCAGCCCCTAG
- a CDS encoding RluA family pseudouridine synthase: protein MLFQGTFHIDASGDGLRLDRVLETVMPGTGLRLRRRLCEEERVLVDGRARKPGYRVRTGQPVEVKEVEEMATPSALGLRIVKCEDGFAAVNKPGGVHSALIAGKSEANAEAVLPNLFPGQAPVLLNRLDHMTSGLLLVALTPEARRAYLEYEGQGSIKKFYLARVRGRLDGIVSVRNRLDTDDRKITRVLAESDPDFRRWTGVTALSHDNMADTSLVRCLIMKGARHQIRAHLASIGHPIVGDPLYGGGECPHGLMLQHQRLEMPGFQVEIIPLF, encoded by the coding sequence ATGCTTTTCCAAGGGACGTTCCACATCGACGCGTCCGGCGACGGCCTCCGCCTGGACCGGGTTCTCGAAACAGTCATGCCCGGAACGGGCCTGCGCCTCCGGCGCCGCCTGTGCGAGGAAGAGCGCGTGTTGGTGGACGGCCGGGCCAGAAAGCCCGGATACCGGGTCCGAACCGGACAACCTGTCGAAGTGAAGGAAGTTGAGGAGATGGCGACACCCAGTGCATTGGGATTGAGGATCGTCAAGTGCGAGGACGGGTTCGCCGCCGTGAATAAGCCCGGCGGGGTGCATTCCGCACTCATTGCAGGCAAGAGCGAAGCCAACGCCGAGGCCGTTTTGCCTAATCTGTTCCCGGGCCAGGCCCCGGTCCTGCTTAATCGGTTGGACCATATGACCTCCGGGCTGCTGCTGGTGGCCCTGACCCCCGAAGCCCGTCGGGCCTATCTCGAATACGAGGGCCAGGGGAGCATCAAGAAATTCTACCTTGCTCGCGTGCGTGGGCGCCTGGACGGCATAGTCTCCGTCCGCAACCGGCTGGACACGGACGACCGCAAGATCACTCGCGTCCTGGCCGAGTCGGACCCGGATTTCCGCCGCTGGACCGGAGTCACGGCCCTGTCCCACGACAACATGGCCGACACCTCCCTGGTGCGCTGCCTGATCATGAAGGGCGCGCGCCATCAGATTCGCGCCCATCTGGCCTCCATAGGTCATCCCATCGTCGGCGATCCCCTGTACGGCGGGGGGGAGTGCCCGCACGGGCTGATGCTCCAGCACCAGCGTCTGGAGATGCCGGGTTTCCAGGTCGAGATCATTCCGCTTTTCTGA
- a CDS encoding EamA family transporter, producing the protein MAGFLYVLAAAFMWGVIGVFTKFVLAEGVGVLEIAFWRAMFGWVFFLIHATVAGQLRAHRQDLPALLGFGVICVTLFYGAYQIAIRDVGMAMAAVLLYTAPAWVALLSKLVLKEEMTMTKAACVAMTILGVTCISLGPKLMSAAAIQLNLFGLAAGLISGFTYALYYIFGKKFLYRYPTPTIFVYALPFGALLLLPFINFTHKSPAVWLLLIGMALVTSYGAFSFYYAGLKRMDTTHASVVATFEPLVAAILAYALFGERFSLIGYAGSSLIIAAVLLVILSGSRPHKTMGSEA; encoded by the coding sequence ATGGCCGGATTCCTCTATGTCCTGGCGGCGGCCTTCATGTGGGGCGTCATCGGCGTGTTCACCAAATTCGTCCTGGCCGAGGGCGTCGGAGTATTGGAAATCGCCTTCTGGCGGGCCATGTTCGGCTGGGTCTTTTTCCTGATCCATGCGACGGTGGCCGGACAACTGCGGGCCCATCGCCAAGACCTTCCCGCCCTGCTCGGCTTCGGGGTCATCTGCGTGACCCTTTTCTACGGAGCATATCAGATCGCCATCCGCGACGTGGGCATGGCCATGGCCGCCGTGCTCCTGTACACGGCCCCGGCCTGGGTGGCCCTGCTGTCCAAGCTGGTCCTCAAGGAGGAGATGACCATGACCAAGGCCGCCTGCGTGGCCATGACCATTCTCGGCGTGACCTGCATCAGCCTGGGGCCCAAGCTTATGAGTGCGGCGGCCATCCAACTGAACCTCTTCGGCCTGGCTGCCGGACTAATCTCGGGCTTCACATACGCCCTCTATTACATCTTCGGGAAAAAATTCCTGTACCGCTACCCCACGCCGACCATCTTCGTCTACGCCCTGCCCTTCGGCGCGCTCCTGCTGCTGCCCTTCATCAACTTCACGCACAAGTCGCCCGCAGTGTGGCTGCTGCTGATCGGCATGGCCCTGGTCACCTCCTACGGCGCGTTCTCGTTTTATTATGCAGGCCTCAAACGCATGGACACCACGCACGCCTCGGTGGTCGCCACCTTCGAACCACTGGTGGCCGCGATCCTGGCCTACGCCCTGTTCGGCGAACGATTCTCCCTGATAGGCTACGCGGGCTCGTCCCTGATCATCGCCGCAGTGCTCCTGGTAATCCTGTCCGGCTCACGCCCGCACAAAACCATGGGAAGCGAGGCCTAA
- a CDS encoding UvrD-helicase domain-containing protein, with protein sequence MSELRQVKASAGSGKTYQLTRRFLSLLDAAGEDTPFVCTNRPGRGFSWPEIMAVTFTNKAAAEMKERVVNGLKASALGLEKNPACSRETARTTVGAILRRYHRLNIRTIDSLLVLLLRLFALEFGVRPDFEIVFDERELFDAVFDHFLGLCETDEPSAALLDGAVRTLIRREGRNGFWVQDTVRDRLRELTGCVETRANALLTDQDAILELLTEEHAALMRAVARMRELLNDTGLPVHANFPKLLAKFDNLGLFDAPETKSAYLYKDTLYEFVNAKGKDKVDDLAEGVYARFKEACRQYAAAHATLAGAYFLAPAIEIALRLENGLEELQRRQGMVLNAGVAGHVIELLADGGAVSEAYCRLGCRLHHMLVDEFQDTNRDQWRAITPLAGECLAKGGSLFFVGDVKQAIYGWRGGDSALFDEVMTQPDVAGLAGDLGTENLPDNWRSHRNVVEFNNRFFSNLEDPDQAADLADRVLPDADGPFRAEFAGQLIQSFKDCAQSLPDKHRDTRGYVRMERLEGGSPGEIVEQTLERLDALMDDLTARRAYRDIGILVRSHSHAAQVCDLLVRKNIPVITENSLQLDRHPVVRQLAGFLGFLDFPRDDAAFLTFVGGSELFLAESGLPESELLDWLIRPRKRPMGVQFREDFPALWRRLIEPFYNQSGLMTPYDLTMEAVRVFRVRERHPEAELYVRRFLEVVHLAEENGYGSLSAFLEYWEEKSDQEKVPLPENIDAVRIMTIHKAKGLEFPVTIVPFHHWKTDTDRNFTVQTYRGHDLLVPLKKDLGRPYQESLGRAVREQLDLLYVAWTRAREELYGFFPEKAIRVANPVVLKAMDQFLELDDDGVFELGHTPAETHPAQKAPRPEPRDPGPASGEADLMGWLPRLRVYRHNLDDYFFNERMRGEVAHRVMEHMRVTGLDAADTDRAVTLAVQDFPELGALSDGDRAKLDADLRAMAGWALGDKRLRGWLAEGAREPEVIDQHGGFKRFDLLVTGGETVVVDFKTGRPDPHNEIQVREYMDILAAMGGFGKPRGFLIYLDLREIREVGRT encoded by the coding sequence ATGTCTGAACTTCGACAAGTCAAAGCCTCGGCGGGCTCGGGCAAGACGTACCAGCTGACCCGGCGCTTCCTGAGCCTGTTGGACGCGGCGGGCGAGGACACCCCGTTCGTCTGCACCAACCGGCCGGGCCGCGGATTCTCCTGGCCCGAAATCATGGCCGTGACCTTCACCAACAAGGCCGCCGCCGAAATGAAGGAACGCGTGGTCAACGGACTCAAGGCGAGCGCCCTGGGCCTCGAAAAGAACCCGGCCTGCTCGCGGGAAACCGCCCGGACCACGGTCGGTGCGATACTGCGCCGTTACCATCGCCTGAACATCCGGACCATCGACTCCCTGCTGGTCCTCCTGCTCCGGCTCTTCGCCCTGGAATTCGGCGTGCGCCCGGATTTCGAGATCGTCTTTGACGAGCGGGAGCTATTCGACGCGGTCTTCGACCACTTCCTCGGCCTGTGCGAGACCGATGAACCCAGCGCCGCCCTGCTGGACGGCGCGGTGCGCACCCTGATCCGCCGGGAAGGACGCAACGGTTTCTGGGTCCAGGACACGGTCCGCGACCGGCTGCGTGAACTGACCGGCTGCGTCGAGACCCGCGCAAACGCCCTGCTCACGGACCAGGATGCCATCCTGGAACTGCTGACCGAGGAACACGCAGCGCTCATGCGGGCCGTGGCCCGCATGCGGGAGCTGCTCAACGACACCGGCCTGCCGGTCCACGCGAATTTCCCGAAACTCCTGGCCAAGTTCGACAACCTCGGCCTGTTCGACGCACCCGAGACCAAATCCGCCTATCTCTACAAGGACACCCTGTACGAATTCGTCAACGCCAAGGGCAAGGACAAGGTGGATGACCTGGCCGAAGGCGTCTACGCCCGCTTCAAGGAAGCTTGCCGACAGTACGCCGCTGCCCACGCCACCCTGGCGGGGGCCTATTTCCTGGCCCCGGCCATCGAGATCGCCCTGCGCCTGGAAAATGGGCTGGAGGAATTGCAGCGCCGGCAGGGCATGGTCCTCAATGCGGGAGTGGCCGGGCACGTCATCGAACTGCTGGCTGACGGCGGGGCCGTGTCCGAGGCTTACTGCCGCCTCGGATGCCGACTGCACCACATGCTGGTGGACGAATTCCAGGACACCAACCGCGACCAATGGCGGGCCATCACCCCCCTGGCGGGGGAATGCCTGGCCAAGGGCGGCAGCCTGTTCTTCGTGGGCGACGTCAAGCAGGCCATCTATGGCTGGCGCGGCGGGGATTCCGCCCTGTTCGACGAAGTCATGACCCAGCCCGACGTGGCCGGGCTGGCCGGAGACCTCGGGACCGAGAACCTGCCGGACAACTGGCGCAGCCACCGCAACGTGGTCGAGTTCAACAACCGCTTCTTCTCCAACCTGGAAGACCCGGACCAGGCGGCCGATCTGGCCGACCGCGTCCTGCCCGACGCCGATGGGCCCTTCCGCGCCGAGTTCGCCGGACAACTCATCCAAAGCTTCAAGGATTGCGCCCAGTCCCTGCCGGACAAACACCGCGACACCCGGGGCTACGTGCGCATGGAGCGCCTCGAAGGCGGCAGTCCCGGCGAGATCGTGGAGCAGACTCTGGAGCGGCTGGACGCGCTCATGGACGACCTGACCGCCCGGCGCGCCTATCGGGACATCGGCATCCTGGTCCGCTCCCACTCCCACGCCGCCCAGGTCTGCGACCTGCTGGTGCGCAAGAACATCCCGGTCATCACTGAAAACTCCCTGCAACTGGACCGCCACCCCGTGGTCCGGCAACTGGCCGGATTCCTCGGATTCCTGGATTTTCCCCGCGACGACGCCGCGTTCCTGACCTTCGTCGGCGGAAGCGAACTGTTCCTGGCCGAGTCCGGCCTGCCCGAATCCGAATTGCTGGACTGGCTCATCCGCCCCCGCAAACGCCCCATGGGCGTGCAGTTCCGCGAGGACTTCCCGGCCCTGTGGCGGCGGCTCATCGAGCCCTTTTACAACCAGTCCGGGCTGATGACGCCCTACGATCTGACCATGGAGGCCGTGCGCGTCTTCCGCGTGCGGGAACGGCACCCCGAGGCGGAACTGTATGTGCGCCGCTTTCTCGAAGTCGTCCATTTAGCCGAAGAGAACGGCTATGGATCCCTGTCCGCCTTCCTGGAGTACTGGGAGGAAAAATCCGACCAGGAGAAGGTCCCCCTGCCCGAGAACATCGATGCGGTGCGCATCATGACCATCCACAAGGCCAAGGGACTGGAATTTCCCGTGACCATCGTGCCCTTCCATCACTGGAAGACCGACACGGACCGGAACTTCACGGTCCAGACGTACCGGGGACACGACCTGCTCGTGCCCCTGAAAAAAGACCTGGGCCGCCCCTACCAGGAAAGCCTGGGCCGGGCCGTACGCGAACAACTCGATCTTCTGTACGTGGCCTGGACCCGGGCTCGCGAGGAGCTGTACGGATTCTTCCCGGAAAAAGCGATCCGCGTCGCCAACCCGGTGGTCCTCAAGGCCATGGACCAGTTCCTGGAGCTGGACGACGATGGCGTGTTCGAGTTGGGCCATACCCCGGCAGAGACGCATCCCGCCCAAAAAGCGCCCCGGCCCGAGCCCCGGGATCCGGGCCCGGCCTCGGGTGAGGCCGATCTCATGGGCTGGCTCCCCCGGCTGCGGGTCTACCGCCACAACCTGGACGACTATTTCTTCAACGAGCGCATGCGCGGCGAAGTGGCCCACCGGGTTATGGAGCACATGCGGGTCACAGGCCTCGATGCGGCCGACACGGACAGGGCCGTGACCCTGGCGGTCCAGGACTTCCCGGAACTGGGGGCGCTGTCCGATGGGGATCGGGCAAAGCTCGACGCCGACCTGCGCGCCATGGCCGGTTGGGCCCTGGGCGACAAGCGGCTGCGCGGCTGGTTGGCCGAGGGCGCGCGCGAACCCGAAGTCATCGACCAACACGGCGGTTTCAAGCGGTTCGACCTGCTCGTCACCGGCGGGGAAACCGTGGTCGTGGACTTCAAGACAGGCCGTCCTGATCCGCACAACGAAATCCAGGTGCGCGAATACATGGATATTCTCGCAGCCATGGGAGGCTTCGGGAAGCCGCGCGGCTTTCTGATCTACCTGGACCTGCGCGAAATCCGCGAAGTAGGGAGAACGTAG